In one window of Maniola hyperantus chromosome 18, iAphHyp1.2, whole genome shotgun sequence DNA:
- the LOC117990569 gene encoding uncharacterized protein: MTLLLYDYYDLQERAARHLNVWKAWHLILYALAAIFGILNYVFLHNTMQLVDNNCVLYPRELAFRSIELPIPANISSIDDTVLANSTTTENPSKGGDVKDDAQNVPVLEGTENTNEEEKNATITKRDVISSNDTRQNGTDTSANESDVIVISANETHRLVLDTSRTLFGWDSDCQYAEYMPIMSMILAAAWATFFVMCPGGGYSRSGLQEPWRILTPALLFALVMVGLTGHSFTTTNRGLYTFCSAFYNTTNATTCSSVDPFLERSWNASWSFGGRAAAARAASAGVWASWACAAALFLARCLTAPDFSVTRTGAYLKDPQQRLTPYLKKSSRRHGPNKSNNNSPTKRETASIRSEPTATTELVTASVEHGQDTAPTTPQFSPVKKFDKDDIEMTTTPYQ; this comes from the exons ATGACTCTGCTGCTTTACGACTACTATGACCTCCAGGAGCGCGCTGCAAGGCACCTTAACGTTTGGAAAG CATGGCACTTGATACTGTACGCGCTCGCAGCAATCTTCGGGATTCTCAACTATGTGTTCCTTCACAATACCATGCAATTGGTCGATAATAATTGCGTGCTATACCCAAGAGAACTGGCATTCCGTTCAATAGAACTGCCCATACCGGCCAACATAAGCTCAATAGATGATACAGTTTTGGCCAACAGTACTACGACAGAAAATCCTTCTAAAGGTGGTGATGTAAAAGACGATGCTCAAAACGTTCCCGTCCTAGAAGGTACTGAAAATACaaatgaagaagaaaaaaatgcaACAATAACCAAAAGAGATGTGATCAGTTCAAATGATACAagacaaaatggcaccgatacATCAGCTAATGAGAGTGACGTCATTGTTATTTCTG CAAATGAAACTCATCGGCTAGTGCTGGACACCTCTCGGACTTTGTTCGGATGGGACTCGGACTGCCAATACGCGGAGTACATGCCCATCATGTCCATGATACTCGCCGCGGCGTGGGCCACTTTCTTCGTCATGTGCCCTGGTGGCGGGTATTCCAGATCAGG TCTCCAAGAGCCCTGGCGTATCTTAACCCCAGCACTGCTGTTCGCGCTAGTGATGGTGGGTCTGACCGGCCACAGCTTCACCACCACCAACAGAGGCCTCTACACCTTCTGCTCGGCTTTCTACAACACCACTAATGCTACCAC ATGCTCATCCGTGGACCCCTTCCTGGAGCGCTCGTGGAATGCGTCGTGGAGCTTCGGCGGGCGCGcggccgccgcgcgcgccgccagCGCCGGCGTGTGGGCGAGCTGGGCCTGCGCCGCCGCGCTGTTCCTGGCGCGCTGCCTCACCGCGCCCGACTTCAGCGTCACACGCACCGGCGCTTATCTCAAAGACCCGCAGCAG CGACTCACACCCTACCTGAAAAAGTCATCACGCCGCCATGGCCCTAATAAATCCAACAACAATTCCCCGACAAAACGAGAAACCGCCTCAATCAGATCTGAACCAACCGCGACCACGGAGCTAGTCACAGCGTCAGTGGAACATGGGCAGGACACAGCGCCCACGACACCCCAGTTCTCGCCCGTCAAGAAATTTGACAAAGACGACATTGAGATGACAACAACGCCTTAccaataa
- the LOC117990570 gene encoding uncharacterized protein isoform X2 codes for MAAYTCLVVPLLISANYRYPARWYPAVAKAARKIGRRLRAPVVRLLGMLKTVYAPIERAERLLLQMSNLSTMIGQLLIFTACDRLLVYRGRLTCLYSLMFYNVVTYSVNYVREICTKEDWSPYVNLTPNSRVKHLAMSATKIVLEWTKAVTFIVTITFILLTLGLEQGLEYFRPTALYTLMTGTYYLLSEKTFLELWPTAVTALKLERLEGMEVLYCGFWARAITTAIAIPLVPALMWNERWRLAVLILYFCVIVHGRYRLGEAFSKLKEAQGSLARFRRATAEELSTLEDVCAVCLGTMKSARVTPCAHFFHADCLRKCLATNDRCPICVREYVFY; via the exons AGATAGGCAGACGTCTTCGAGCGCCGGTTGTACGTCTGCTAGGCATGTTGAAAACAGTCTACGCGCCCATTGAGCGCGCTGAGCGGCTGCTCCTGCAGATGAGCAATCTTTCCACTATGATTGGacag TTACTCATATTCACTGCGTGCGATCGGCTGCTAGTGTACCGAGGGCGACTTACCTGTCTTTACTCACTGATGTTCTACAATGTCGTCACCTACTCCGTCAACTACGTCCGCGAGATATGCACCAAAGAGGACTGGTCGCCATACGTGAACTTGACTCCGAACTCCCGTGTGAAGCACCTCGCCATGTCCGCGACTAAAATAGTCTTGGAATGGACCAAAGCTGTGACTTTCATAGTAACAATAACCTTCATCCTCCTCACTTTAGGTTTGGAGCAAGGTTTGGAATACTTCCGTCCCACAGCACTATACACACTTATGACCGGTACATATTATTTGTTATCAGAGAAAACGTTCTTGGAGCTTTGGCCTACTGCAGTGACAGCGTTAAAATTAGAGAGGCTGGAAGGAATGGAAGTGTTGTACTGCGGATTTTGGGCTAGAGCGATCACTACAGCTATAGCGATCCCTCTGGTGCCAGCACTGATGTGGAACGAGAGATGGAGATTAGCTGTGTTGATTTTGTACTTTTGTGTAATCGTACACGGGCGTTACAGACTTGGTGAAGCATTCTCCAAGCTGAAGGAAGCTCAAGGTTCGTTGGCAAGGTTTCGTCGTGCGACTGCTGAAGAACTGTCCACTTTAGAGGACGTCTGTGCAGTGTGCCTCGGGACCATGAAGTCTGCCAGAGTGACACCGTGCGCTCACTTCTTCCACGCAGACTGTTTAAGGAAGTGTCTCGCCACTAACGATAGATGCCCAATCTGTGTACGagaatatgtattttattga
- the LOC117990571 gene encoding putative transferase CAF17 homolog, mitochondrial, with amino-acid sequence MIFYQVNRLFYKPYAINKFVRYVHNETSVSSNVLYPLRSRGLLKVAGEDASVFLQGLVTNDMKHFEEGARSMYAMFLNNKGRVMYDTIIYKWDKEDSFLIECDRQLISVLQRHLKIYKLKRKVDIKDVNKDYSLFALTSLNAPNPDHFNSVMDSKINVYKDPRLSELGYRVISYIDIKDSEVAQTVGKDIIVSERNEDGYKYLRYKLGVSEGADDLPPGTSFPLEANCDYLHGVSFHKGCYIGQELTARVHHTGVVRKRIMPLKFYETISRNIERDSVISASNNPKSNLGKLKGVVNNYGLGLIRIKEALDAKILSVGNYSAEAVKPTWWPIEAPKELHKPE; translated from the coding sequence ATGATATTTTACCAGGTAAATAGACTATTTTACAAGCCTTATGCAATCAATAAATTCGTACGCTACGTGCATAACGAAACATCAGTTTCTTCGAATGTATTGTATCCTCTTCGAAGTCGTGGTTTGCTGAAAGTGGCGGGTGAAGATGCTTCGGTGTTCCTACAAGGTCTCGTCACGAACGATATGAAACATTTCGAGGAAGGCGCCAGGTCCATGTACGCTATGTTCCTCAACAACAAAGGTAGAGTCATGTATGACACAATCATATACAAATGGGACAAAGAAGACTCCTTTTTGATTGAATGCGATAGACAACTAATCAGTGTGCTACAAAGACAtcttaaaatttacaaattgaAAAGAAAAGTGGACATTAAAGATGTTAATAAGGATTATTCATTGTTCGCTTTGACTTCTCTAAATGCACCAAATCCTGATCATTTTAACTCTGTTATGGATAGTAAAATAAATGTATACAAAGATCCTCGCCTCAGTGAGCTAGGATACAGAGTAATATCCTACATAGACATTAAAGATTCGGAGGTGGCTCAAACTGTTGGCAAAGATATTATTGTGTCAGAGAGAAATGAAGACGGTTACAAGTATTTGAGGTATAAACTAGGAGTCAGTGAAGGAGCAGATGACTTGCCACCAGGCACAAGTTTTCCACTAGAGGCTAACTGTGACTACCTCCATGGAGTGAGCTTCCACAAAGGCTGTTACATAGGCCAGGAGCTCACAGCGAGAGTTCACCACACTGGAGTTGTTCGTAAACGGATAATGCCTCTTAAATTCTATGAAACTATATCAAGAAACATAGAAAGGGATTCTGTAATCTCAGCTAGTAATAATCCCAAGAGTAATTTGGGGAAATTAAAAGGTGTTGTGAACAATTATGGATTAGGACTGATTAGAATCAAAGAGGCTCTGGATGCAAAGATTTTAAGTGTTGGCAATTATTCAGCAGAGGCAGTAAAACCTACCTGGTGGCCCATTGAAGCTCCGAAGGAACTTCATAAACCTGAATAA